TCACAATCAGTTGAGGGCTTCAACAAcaatttttaaatgacaatatcctagccggactactgttgtcagtgatataaataTCTCTGTCTACTGACATATCAGGgctattttataataaattgaaatacatttcttacatacatttcctttaatattttagtggaaaccatgatgtatttgtttttcaggattcttttgtGAATAGAAAATTTAAAAGGAAAGATTTTGTAACATAAAggcctttactgtcacttttgaccaattcatcctttttgaataaaagtattaatttctttaaaaaaatatagaactgaccccaaacttttgagcaCTATTctattgtatgttttattttgtggttCCCTTTTTTGTCTGTAACTATTTTAGTTATTTGCGTACCTATATCTTGATCTGAAATAGATGGCATTGTGAGCTACATGAAAAAGCAAGCAGGCCCAAGTTCTGTGGCTCTGCACAGTGAGGCAGATTTGGATTCTTTTGTCGACAACTACGAGGCCAGTGTGGTGGGTGAGTTGAGTTTGTAATACCTGCCGAAGCATCTTAAATCGCTCCTGTTGCAGAAGGTCAAAACCAAATCAGATTTGACTTGTGCATTCATCTTTTGGAACTGAAAGAGGCTGAAGTTCTCTCCTTTCTTCTCTTGCCCTCTTGTCTCTTTGTTCATCTCAGGCTTTTTCTCTGGGGAAGATAGTGCACAGCTTGCAGAGTTTCTGAAGGTCTCCAGTGCCTTGAGGGACAGCTATCGATTTGCTCATTCCACTGATGTGGGAACAGGCCTGAAAAATGGGGTAGATAAAGAGTATGTATGACATAGAGCATGAAGGAAACATCCATTTGTGAAACTAAGCAAACTATGATCAGTATTTTATGTTAAAGTATGTCCTCAATGTCCCTTTTCCCTCTAGCTGGCAGGGATAGtgctaaacaaaacatttctcaatcAAAACTTGATATATTGATATATCAAAAAATGATATATTGCTCAAATACCAACCTGTTAAGGGACTGTTAAGAGGTGATGGTTAAAGGGGTTGAACACATGTAAACTATGAAATCTTCTTTTGTAATGAAtgaaaatgttaatatttggtacaaacccgattccaaaaaagttgggacactgtacaaatgatGAAtcaaaaaggaatgcaataatttacaaatctcataaactttttattttattcacaatagaatatcgataacatataaaatgttgaaagtgagacattttgaaatgtcatgccaaatattggctcattttggatttcatgagagctacactttccaaaaaagttgggacaggtaagGACCAATAAGAGACCGGAAAAGTTCAGTGTACATATAAGGAAtggctggaggaccaatttgcaacttattaggtcaattgacATATCAGTAAGCCCCACCCTTACCCCGCCCCAAGTTACTGTTGCTAACGCGGACAAACAAAGGGATTTGCTATGTCTTACAATGACAGCTGTCATTGTAACCTCAAAACCTCATCCCAATATGTTTTTGGACACAAAATGTAGCTTATACCCCGCCTGAATGATGACCAAACTTTACTGATGGTTTAGGAAGTTTATTACATAGTTTTTCACTCCAAAAAATCACAGTAAGAGCTAAACAAACAAAGTGTGCACATTAATGTCTCactcacaaactctctctctctctgttgcaTTATCATTACCATACACAGCAAATGACACAAAAAAACACTCATACAACTAACAATAAACAAATATACAGACCGTGTGCCTTTTCGTGGGTGCAGTTTATAACTGGTAAATCTATCTACAAAACAACTCTGATAAATTGCATGCGAGGTCTCCCTTTCACTACCCGTAATTTATAATACCCATCAAAATAGGAGTCCCTCAACTATAGTAAGACAGATAATGTAGaccttaaacatatttaaactcacagaaatatcaaaaatgtttacaaaaacgAACTAAACGATCCAGAAGAATATGAGAAGAAGCCTCATTACGACCACAGATGATAACATCCAGGATCAACACTGTTCATGTACCACAGGTTTaggttaaattaatttatatgtaACCATCTAATATGGAGAGATGCACTGAAATGTACACCAtcgtttatgtgtttttgatttaACATGCACCGTTACATGAGAACAGTTAGTTACCTAACACTTACTTTAATCATAACTTAGAGTATGACAACCAAAAAATAAATCTTCTCAGGATACCTGGAATCAGTGTTACAGTAACCCAGGAACattgttttaccatttttgtagCAGAAACACCATCAAACCGATGAGAGCATCAGATTCTCCAATGTTTCTCTATGACGCTGAAACCTAAAGATGTCTGAGTTCCGGTGCTCGTGCAACTGATGCAACTGCTATTGGCTCATCTGTGTTCGAGAGGAGGGGCTTACTGATAGGTCatttggcaacatgattgggtattaaaagagcctctcagagtggcagtgtctctcagaagtcaggatgggcagaggatcatcaattcccccaatgctgcaaCAAAAAAGAGTagagcaatatcagaaaagagtttctcagagaaaaattgcaaagagtttaaagttatcatcatctacagtgcataatatcatccaaagaatcagagaatctggaacaatctctgtgcgtaagggtcaaggccagaaaaACATAttggatgcctgtgatcttcgggcccttagacggcactgcatcacgtAGAGGAATGCGACTGTAATGGAAAATCACAGCATGGGCTCAGGGATACTTCCaaaaaacattgtcggtgaacacaatccaccattCCATTCGCCATTGCCGGCTAAAattctataggtcaaaaaagaagccatatctaaacatgatacagaagcgcaggtgttttctctgggccaaaaTGGattgtggcaaagtggaaaactgttctgtggtcagatgaatgaAAAcgtttggcgcatcataaagaggaagatgcgacaaagaagacctaagacagttgagcaactagaagcctctAAAAGACAAGAaggggacaacattcctattcctaaacttgagcaactggtctcctcagtccccagacgtttgcagactgttatagaAGAGGGGATGCTACACAGTGGTGAATGTGTTGATCTCATGAATTTTTccctttaaaattataaattttcttagtttaaacatttgatatgtaatctatgttttattttgaataaaatattgaaatttaaaaatttcattcacaattgtttttattcacaatttgttcaaacctttttggaattgggtttgtataTCAAGATGAAatgtacattttgaaatgtaatttttcaTCAGGGTCTCAGTTTCAGAGCTTTTTTTTTCCAGGAAAGTACTGCCATCAGCCtgattgctttatttttttaataaatgtatttctccAAGTCTaagaaataattttaaatggcatacatttatataattcaGAGAACATTTACAGATAATGTACAACCCATTAATTGCATTGCAGCTACTGTTTGTTTCTAATATTGGTAtgattctgtttttgttttttttgcattgcaggTGTGTTTTGCTGTTCCGCCCCCCTCGCTTAAACAGCAAGTTTGAGGACAGTGTGGTGAAATACACAGAATCCATTTCGGTTTCCACTCTACGTACATTCATCAGAGACAATGTGTATGTTTGTTTTATGCTTTTGTATTTTGTTGGTGATTGATCAAACAGTTTTAACCccacataaaaaatgaaatttgattTATTGTGATGTTTACCCATATGTTCCTATTTCTGATTTTGTTCATTTCCCTTTTCTCTGCTTTTAGATTTGGTCTATGTCCACATCTAACCACAGAAAATAAGGACAATCTGAGAGGAAGTGACCTGCTCACAGCGTATTACAATGTAGATTACGTGCGAAATCTCAAAGGCACAAACTACTGGAGGAACAGGTGAGCGCCCAGTTATTAGAACGTCAGTgcattctttctctttctctattTATTTTTCTTGGTCTCTCTCAGAGTAATGAAGGTGGCGACACAGTTCCAGGATCGAGGTCTGAGTTTTGCAGTGGCCGATCGACAGGAGTTCCAGGATGAGCTTGaggaggagtttggtgtgggtTCGTTTGAGGGAGGAGACATTCCCCTCGTCACCATCCGGACCAGAGCTGGACACAAGTACTCCATGCAGGAAGAATTCACGTGAGTCTTGCAACACGTTAGCGTCCAAATGCACATATTTGCATCCAGTAGGGCACAATCAATAGATTTTAGAGAAATCAATAGATTTTAGAGAAATCTATtggttttaaaaagttttaaaacttTAGTCTTTGTTTGGTTCTGTAGTCGAGATGGCAAGTCTCTGGAGAGGTTCCTGGAAGATTACTTTGCTAAAAGATTGAAACGATATGTGAAGTCTGAACCTGTTCCAGAGTCCAACGATGACCCTGTCAAGGTACATGGACCCCCACAAAAGTGTTTTTGTCTTTGATTGTTTTACTGGTATAAATCACATATGTGGTTCCACAGGTCGTGGTTGCTGACACATTTGATGAGATTGTGAATGATCCAGAAAAGGATGTGTTGGTTGAATTTTATGCTCCCTGGTGTGGCCATTGCAAGAGCCTGGAGCCCAAATACAAGGAGCTTGGAGAAAAGgttttttaacacaatttatatacattataaaaaatgtatcagaCATACAgtaccattcaaatgtttgggttGGTAAGATTGTTTCTGAAAGATGTCTAATAAGGGCAGTTCACATCAAGAACGTTTATCTAGCaatcaaattatttatatagcacttttacaatgacgattgtttcaaagcagcttcacagtgttaaacaggacaatattgcaacaaaatttgatttgtcgttctggagaaaacagtgatgttatcatcctattttaatttatcatagagcgacaatgttgacagatcagtattatactttatataatgaaataagacctaattaattaattttattagttacctatattagtgtccacactaATTGCTGATCATGGCCTATAGCGGGTGTGACATTTTTTGAAGTCCACTTTTACACTCCTTTTCCAACAGTTAAATCAACAAATAAAGGAGAACTCTGAGAGCACtccataatatatatttttgattataCCATCTAGATGCTCAATATTGATTGAGTGAATGCACGTTTTAAACAGATTATTGTACCCGTAAGTTAATCAATGCTCTTAACTAATGCGCTGCTGCAGAGCAGAAAGAGCCGAAAtctgtgtgaaatataatgacCCACAGACAAAAGACCTATTTATAAATAGGCTCTTATGTAGGAGCCATAGCCTTTTGGGCAGCAATGTCATATGCCATAGCTGTGCAAAAGGCAACCTGCATTCGATTCTCGTCTCAAGGTTCAGACATAGTTGTTGATTTTATGGTGTCATCAGCAGCAACTAGTCTGAAGTCATTCAACCACTAGTCCACACCAGTGGACGATTTCATTCTGTTTATTCTACGTTCGGGCTGCAGTATTGTCGTCTGTTGCTTTAAATGCTCACGCTCTTTAATGCACGATGGATTCTGATGGCTGTaatgtttttatcattcatcaactggaaaaaaaaaccttctgaaagtgattccaacacTAGTTTCTGTGTGCCGTTATAGTTATGGTGTGGACTTGttcttttatatttagaatAATTTTTAGAAATACATCttcatcattatttttttttatagatatcATTATTAGTGTGTTATGCTCTccatggctgcatttatttgttcaacaatacagtaaaataattcagtaatgttgtgaaatattacaacaaTAACTATAATTATCAGCAGATATTACTGTAGTTTTCAGTATCACATGacctttcagaaatcattctaaaatgctaATTTGATACTCCAGAACCATTTCTTGTTTTCAATGTAAAACTGTGCATTATTTTAGGATTCTTTAAGATAAAAAACAGCATTCATTTGAAATCAAATCatgtaacattaaaaatgtcttaACACGTTACTCATTTGAATGCATTCAGccttgttaaattaaagttttaatttctttaaaaaacatcttactgACCTTAAACTATTGAACTGTAGTACCAATCAAGAAATAAAGCACCTATGGACCTCATGCTCATTATCTGtattttgtgtgcatgtgttttaGCTCTCTGGGGACCCCAACATTGCCATTGCTAAAATGGATGCCACGGCTAATGATGTGCCTCCAAATTATGATGTCCAGGGGTAACATTTTGTGCCTTTCTTTATGTCTCTGATCTATTTATGGTTCATTATAACAGATATTCAGGTGTTTTTGCTCTCGAGTCATCACCTGTTTTGTCTATTCTGCAGATTTCCAACCATTTACTTTGTGCCCTCTGGTCAAAAAGACCAGCCAAGGCGATATGAGGTGAATATATAATCATGTACACACACAGATTACAAGACAAATTACTACAATTTTGCTTAAGCATTTCTGTCCTGCAGGGTGGTCGTGAGGTTAGTGACTTCATCACCTACCTGAAGAAGGAGGCCACAAATCCGCTTATCCTCGACGAATCAAGAGATGAGCTGTAAACACACATAAAGATGCTGAATTTAGACCAGACCAGATATGTCACACGCAGCTATTCATCACGTCCATTGGGATCATCAAAGCACATGATAAAATTCATCACTTGTAAAATGTTGGTCAATACACAACTGGACACATAAGGAATGTAGTTTACAATATTTATAGTTAAAATACTGTTTTGACATCAGTTATTTAACAATCTGTTGCCAGGTTGCcctatttttcatttattctttttttttattattataacaaaatgcactgcatatgtaaaatatgcTAATTACCTGTCTCTTTATTTAAAGAGAGAGTGTTTATAGGTCACTTAAGAGGATTCACTGCTTGCTGGCTTGTTTAGTTTACAAAATattgaaatgtttttgtgtttgtaCTTTATTTACACAATCTCTTCGTAGTCCGTTCAGATATTACTATAAAACTTTGTTTCAAGTGTATAGGATGTTAGATATTCTGTAAGCAGTTGAAGACTGTACAATAACAGTCTGTGAAAAGAGTTGGGGTGCCTCTACTACCTCCTCATGTCTGTCTTATCAAATTTAAACTTCTATAAGGGCTTATCTTGGATTGCATCCTCTATCCACACATGTGAGGACATGAGACGTTAATAACTGTTCCCAGGCTAGTAATCTTTTAGAAGTTTGACACTTATTTCGCTTATGTAATCACAATGGGGAATGTTTTGTGTTTGCGGATACAATAAAGAAATGGACAGACATCTTACTCTGTGTATTGTAgcatattttgttgtattttacaTAGAGTACTGTTCAAAAGGTTGTACAGCAAGATGTGCATTTTATGATTCAAAAACAgttgtaaaaaatgtaactaTTTAAAAGCATAAAATAGGTTTAGTATAAATGTAGACAAATATTGTCGTTATATATTTTCCTTtgtaaatcaataaaaaaaaaatttatattttaaactaatgtATATGACATAAACTAGgattattattaaacaaaatgtatattttgattTAAAACTTAAATTTGAATCTAGGATTTATCTTGAGAGCTCTCAGGATTCTTTCGAGAACTTTTCTGTTCTGCTATAGTTTAGACCCGCCTACAAGCATTGGTTAGTTCTCTTTGATTGGTGGAAATAGGTGTTTGTCAAAGGCGTCTCGTTTTCTTATTGGTTCATTTTGTGGCTGAATCCCCTGCCACGCCTCGTGCATCCTCTCCTCTTACCGTTGTGCGTGTTGTCTGGTACCGGTGATCTAAACCACGCCGCAAACATGATGGGCCGACCGGTTCTCGTGCTTAGTGAGTGCTCCTTTTCTCTCCATTATTTCTCTGTAAATATGCAATTGCAGCTTTCGTATGACCCGTTTCTGGACTCTAGCGGTTTGAATACGAATTTTATTCATGCAGCGGTGCTACAATGCTAAGCTAACTAGTGTGGCACGGGGGCCTCGCGTGTCTGACAAGCTCATGACAGTGTTCAGATTAGTCATTGTGTTAGCCCTGTAGCTAACGTTGCTTgttaattgtaatattattcAAGACATTGCACCACAAGTTACATAGTCAATAATGAAACGAACGCTGCTCAAATCGCAGCTATTTGCTAACTTTACCGGGCAAAAGGTTTTGTCTAACGAACGTTTTAAAGTAACCAATAAGTTAGCAGCAGGCTAACGGCGCAGATGGTGTGCTGACCAGAGCTGCACCCTGTTCATATTTAGGAATAGACCGGTAGCATTTGTgagatcttttttttctcagttagCATGGGTCAAATATTGTTTTTGTGTTCGATTCTAAAGcagtgtgttttatttatatgttattgggtaaaatattaaaatgctgATTTAATGCACGTTGGCTCTATTTCTGGTTATAACAGGTCAGAACACCAAGAGGGAATCTGGACGGAAGGTCCAGATTGGAAACATCACTGCGGCCAAAGTGGgtcttgtatttatttattggctGATATGCCC
This DNA window, taken from Pseudorasbora parva isolate DD20220531a chromosome 7, ASM2467924v1, whole genome shotgun sequence, encodes the following:
- the pdia7 gene encoding protein disulfide isomerase family A, member 7, translating into MRLPWFFISLVVTVLCAEGSDVLELGDSDFDRSAALHETLLVEFFAPWCGHCQRLAPEYEAAATKLKGTLPLAKVDCTVNSEICERFGVNGYPTLKIFRNGEEAGSYDGPRTADGIVSYMKKQAGPSSVALHSEADLDSFVDNYEASVVGFFSGEDSAQLAEFLKVSSALRDSYRFAHSTDVGTGLKNGVDKECVLLFRPPRLNSKFEDSVVKYTESISVSTLRTFIRDNVFGLCPHLTTENKDNLRGSDLLTAYYNVDYVRNLKGTNYWRNRVMKVATQFQDRGLSFAVADRQEFQDELEEEFGVGSFEGGDIPLVTIRTRAGHKYSMQEEFTRDGKSLERFLEDYFAKRLKRYVKSEPVPESNDDPVKVVVADTFDEIVNDPEKDVLVEFYAPWCGHCKSLEPKYKELGEKLSGDPNIAIAKMDATANDVPPNYDVQGFPTIYFVPSGQKDQPRRYEGGREVSDFITYLKKEATNPLILDESRDEL